From Geomonas agri, one genomic window encodes:
- a CDS encoding S41 family peptidase — protein MFKGSKFKKTTLFVTTVALLTLVIAFGVQRRCAAQGGGNDYQSIELFTDVLAIVKKSYVEEVDTKKLVYGAINGMLTSLDPHSSFMPPETYKEMKIDTKGAFGGLGIEITVKEGILTVISPIEDTPAFRAGIKAGDQILKIDDKFTKDLTITDAVKRMRGVKGTKVTLTIMREGFDKTKDFVLERDIIQVKSVKYKVLDDGYGYIRIAQFQEKTDDDLEKALQALQADKAQLRGLVLDLRNDPGGLLDQAVRVCEHFVPEGKLIVYTEGREKDSQMRFTSRKSHKQGEYPIVVLINSGSASASEIVAGCLQDHKRAVIMGTQSFGKGSVQTIIPLADNSGLRLTTARYFTPSGRSIQAKGITPDIVAERVEIAPTSEKKEGMHIREKDLENHFEGDKKDDQDEKKAKPAPYKTDDMFKNDSQVLRALDLLKGWDILKSMGKLPS, from the coding sequence ATGTTCAAGGGCAGCAAATTCAAGAAGACAACCCTGTTTGTCACTACCGTTGCACTGCTGACGCTCGTCATCGCGTTCGGCGTGCAGCGCAGATGTGCCGCCCAGGGCGGCGGCAACGACTACCAGTCCATCGAGCTGTTCACCGACGTGCTGGCCATTGTCAAGAAAAGCTACGTCGAGGAAGTGGACACCAAGAAGCTTGTGTACGGCGCCATCAACGGCATGCTCACCTCCCTCGACCCGCACAGTTCCTTCATGCCCCCCGAGACCTACAAGGAGATGAAGATCGACACCAAGGGCGCCTTCGGCGGCCTGGGCATCGAGATCACCGTGAAAGAAGGGATCCTTACCGTCATCTCACCGATCGAGGACACCCCGGCCTTCCGGGCCGGCATCAAGGCGGGCGACCAGATCCTCAAGATCGACGACAAGTTCACCAAGGACCTCACCATAACCGACGCGGTGAAAAGGATGCGCGGCGTGAAGGGGACCAAGGTCACCCTGACCATCATGCGGGAAGGGTTCGACAAGACCAAGGACTTCGTCCTCGAGCGCGACATCATCCAGGTCAAGAGCGTGAAGTACAAGGTCCTGGACGACGGTTACGGCTACATCCGCATCGCTCAGTTCCAGGAGAAAACCGACGACGACCTGGAGAAGGCGCTGCAGGCACTGCAGGCGGACAAAGCACAGTTGAGGGGCCTGGTGCTGGATCTCAGGAATGACCCCGGCGGGCTTCTGGACCAGGCGGTCCGTGTCTGCGAACATTTCGTTCCGGAAGGGAAGCTGATCGTCTACACCGAGGGGCGCGAGAAGGATTCCCAGATGCGCTTCACCTCGCGGAAGAGCCACAAGCAGGGCGAGTACCCTATCGTGGTGCTGATCAACAGCGGTTCGGCCTCGGCCTCCGAGATCGTGGCAGGCTGCCTGCAGGACCACAAGCGCGCGGTCATCATGGGCACCCAGAGCTTCGGCAAGGGTAGCGTGCAGACCATCATCCCTCTGGCCGACAACTCTGGCCTGAGGCTCACCACCGCCCGCTACTTCACCCCGAGCGGCCGCTCCATCCAGGCCAAGGGGATCACCCCGGACATCGTCGCCGAGCGGGTTGAGATCGCCCCGACCAGCGAGAAGAAGGAAGGAATGCACATCCGCGAGAAGGACCTTGAGAACCATTTCGAAGGGGACAAGAAGGACGACCAGGATGAGAAGAAGGCAAAACCTGCTCCGTACAAGACCGACGATATGTTCAAGAACGACTCGCAGGTGCTGCGTGCCCTCGACCTTCTCAAGGGGTGGGACATCCTGAAGAGCATGGGCAAGCTTCCCTCTTAA
- a CDS encoding cohesin domain-containing protein: MIRQTRCPWYWLLLLLLVVLPVHPVFALPTLTISSPASDGVFVLRGEQMDGVAGLDLSIGYDSVTLANPRVTIGKMVQGMMNAANPGNPIRLAIVGTTALKGSGIIASVAFDRTGTSPGVVTLVTGTLIDASGKKVVMAQPVIVNPSAVVAADDSGAPTAQPGQDIKNDISTGAATVASRPLMVGGTVTMPGQETAAGQEGTPAKDTVVAAEAQAPAEGKPLVKKRLRTKKAQLEGEEPPLDREENPPPPEQETPTRPEAPAPSPQVTQPVPITSVLDRFKAFQGERTPANLVALFSQEASAAYRQTPPIALADGKATVTLFITMVTGETTPSFTFSGCTYVSHRRTEAGWEIVARPKRDVLKADVTMLYSGLRQEFPLTVAPKVALVPGKPLPVKEADFGRFLKERGTASRPRFDLNRDGRRDYVDDYIYTANYLARTGLQAP; the protein is encoded by the coding sequence ATGATCAGACAGACGCGCTGTCCTTGGTATTGGCTGCTTCTTTTGCTCCTGGTAGTTCTCCCGGTTCACCCTGTCTTCGCCTTGCCGACTCTTACCATATCCTCTCCGGCATCCGACGGCGTCTTCGTTCTGCGCGGCGAGCAGATGGACGGCGTGGCAGGCCTCGACCTCTCTATCGGCTACGACTCCGTTACGCTCGCCAACCCCCGCGTTACCATCGGCAAGATGGTGCAAGGGATGATGAACGCCGCCAACCCCGGCAATCCCATCAGGCTCGCCATCGTCGGGACGACCGCCCTCAAGGGGAGCGGCATCATCGCCAGTGTCGCCTTCGACCGGACCGGCACGTCCCCCGGCGTGGTCACGCTGGTTACCGGTACCCTCATCGACGCCTCTGGCAAGAAGGTGGTTATGGCGCAGCCGGTCATCGTCAACCCCTCGGCCGTGGTTGCTGCAGATGACAGCGGCGCTCCGACAGCGCAGCCTGGGCAGGATATCAAAAATGACATCTCGACAGGCGCGGCCACCGTGGCATCGCGTCCGCTGATGGTCGGGGGTACGGTGACCATGCCTGGCCAGGAAACGGCTGCCGGGCAGGAGGGGACCCCGGCCAAAGATACCGTGGTAGCGGCTGAGGCACAGGCGCCGGCAGAGGGGAAGCCGCTGGTCAAGAAACGACTACGCACCAAAAAGGCGCAACTGGAAGGTGAGGAACCTCCACTGGACCGGGAGGAAAACCCGCCCCCTCCGGAGCAGGAGACCCCGACTCGCCCTGAGGCCCCTGCGCCGTCACCGCAGGTAACCCAGCCGGTCCCGATCACCAGCGTCCTGGACCGCTTCAAGGCTTTTCAAGGCGAGCGAACCCCGGCCAACCTGGTTGCCCTGTTTAGCCAGGAGGCCTCCGCTGCCTACCGTCAGACCCCCCCGATAGCACTTGCCGACGGCAAGGCGACGGTAACACTCTTCATCACCATGGTGACCGGGGAGACTACGCCCAGCTTCACCTTCAGCGGCTGCACCTATGTCTCGCACCGGCGCACCGAGGCGGGGTGGGAAATCGTGGCCAGGCCGAAGCGGGACGTGTTAAAGGCCGATGTCACCATGCTGTATAGCGGCCTGAGGCAGGAGTTCCCGCTGACGGTGGCGCCCAAGGTCGCACTGGTGCCGGGGAAGCCGCTCCCGGTGAAGGAGGCTGATTTCGGACGTTTCCTGAAGGAACGGGGGACCGCATCGCGTCCACGTTTCGATCTCAACAGGGACGGCCGCCGCGATTACGTTGACGACTACATCTATACCGCCAACTACCTGGCGCGTACCGGCCTGCAGGCGCCATAG
- the gabD gene encoding NADP-dependent succinate-semialdehyde dehydrogenase: MLKLKDKSLFHQLCFINGAWTGADSGESIDVVNPATGEKLGTVPKMGGAETRRAIEAAHAALPSWRAKTAQERSVILRRWADLLLEHLDDLAVLMTAEQGKPLAEARGETVYAASFLEWFAEEGKRVYGDVIPSDQAGKRIVVLKEPVGVCAAITPWNFPSAMITRKVGPALAAGCTIVVKPATATPYSALALAVLAQRAGVPEGVFAVVTGSAGAIGEEMTSNPLVRKLTFTGSTEVGKKLMAQCAGTVKKVSLELGGNAPFIVFDDADLDAAVEGALISKYRNTGQTCVCSNRFLVQEGIYDRFAEKLAQAAAQLKVGDGLKGETQQGPLIDMAAVEKVEEHIGDALAKGARIVTGGNRHPLGGCFFEPTVIADVTPDMHVARQETFGPVAPLFRFSTEEDAIRLANDTEFGLCAYFYSRDMTRVWRVAEAIESGIVGINTGLISTVVAPFGGIKESGVGREGSKYGIEEFVEIKYLCIGGIR; the protein is encoded by the coding sequence ATGCTAAAGCTAAAGGACAAGAGTCTGTTTCACCAGCTTTGTTTCATCAACGGCGCCTGGACCGGTGCTGATAGCGGCGAGAGCATCGATGTCGTCAACCCCGCTACCGGAGAAAAACTGGGCACCGTTCCCAAGATGGGAGGTGCAGAGACCCGCCGCGCCATCGAGGCGGCCCATGCCGCTTTGCCGTCGTGGCGCGCCAAGACAGCGCAAGAACGGTCGGTGATCCTCAGGCGCTGGGCTGACCTGCTGCTTGAGCACCTGGACGACCTGGCCGTGCTGATGACCGCGGAGCAGGGGAAACCGCTGGCCGAGGCGCGCGGCGAGACGGTTTACGCCGCCTCCTTTTTGGAATGGTTCGCCGAGGAGGGGAAGAGGGTCTACGGGGACGTGATCCCGTCGGACCAGGCGGGCAAGCGGATCGTGGTCCTCAAGGAACCAGTCGGCGTCTGCGCCGCCATCACCCCCTGGAATTTCCCCTCCGCCATGATTACCAGGAAGGTGGGGCCTGCACTGGCAGCGGGATGTACCATCGTGGTCAAGCCTGCCACGGCGACGCCGTACTCCGCCTTGGCCCTTGCGGTGCTGGCGCAACGTGCCGGGGTCCCGGAAGGTGTCTTTGCCGTCGTTACCGGTTCCGCGGGTGCCATCGGAGAGGAGATGACGAGCAACCCGCTGGTGCGCAAGCTCACCTTCACCGGTTCTACTGAGGTGGGCAAGAAGCTGATGGCCCAGTGTGCGGGAACGGTCAAGAAGGTTTCCCTCGAGTTAGGGGGCAACGCGCCCTTCATCGTCTTTGACGACGCTGATCTCGATGCCGCCGTTGAGGGGGCGCTGATCTCCAAGTATCGCAATACCGGTCAGACCTGCGTCTGCAGCAACCGGTTCCTGGTGCAGGAAGGGATCTATGACCGTTTCGCGGAGAAGCTGGCGCAGGCGGCAGCCCAGCTGAAGGTGGGAGATGGCCTGAAGGGGGAGACGCAGCAGGGGCCTCTGATCGACATGGCGGCGGTTGAGAAGGTCGAGGAACATATCGGCGATGCCCTCGCCAAGGGGGCCCGTATCGTCACCGGTGGCAACCGCCATCCACTAGGAGGATGCTTCTTCGAGCCGACGGTCATCGCCGACGTGACGCCTGACATGCATGTCGCCCGGCAAGAGACCTTCGGCCCGGTGGCGCCCCTATTCCGCTTCAGTACCGAGGAGGATGCGATACGTTTGGCCAACGACACAGAATTTGGCCTGTGCGCCTATTTCTATAGCCGGGACATGACACGGGTTTGGCGGGTTGCCGAAGCAATTGAATCCGGCATCGTCGGCATCAACACCGGCCTGATCTCCACCGTGGTCGCTCCCTTTGGTGGCATCAAGGAGTCCGGCGTCGGCCGGGAAGGCTCCAAGTACGGCATCGAGGAGTTCGTCGAAATCAAATACCTCTGCATCGGCGGCATAAGGTAA
- the fdhD gene encoding formate dehydrogenase accessory sulfurtransferase FdhD has protein sequence MTEVTTYNDGKVLRGEVDVVREFPLVLRVNDREIVTLIASPHDLRFLVAGFLRLQGFVTHLDDFLMLSVCNDYGIANVRIKGEIPAELKPVLTSGCGTGITFLLPEAACARGIADGVQVPVTAIFELMKQVALSSAKYKSHGGVHSAAVGDTAGRLLLHAEDLGRHNTIDRLAGEALLKGIPLSGTILATSGRVSAEMATKAALLGIAVIVSRTSPTDMAIRICEDAGIALVGYLRGTRFTAYTHPEYILFP, from the coding sequence ATGACAGAAGTCACCACCTACAACGACGGCAAAGTGCTGCGCGGCGAGGTCGACGTGGTACGGGAATTTCCCCTGGTGCTGCGGGTCAACGACCGGGAAATCGTCACGCTGATCGCCTCGCCCCACGACCTGCGCTTCCTCGTGGCGGGTTTCTTGCGCCTGCAGGGATTCGTCACGCACCTGGACGACTTCCTGATGTTGAGCGTTTGCAACGACTACGGCATCGCCAACGTCCGCATCAAAGGCGAGATCCCGGCGGAGTTGAAACCGGTCCTGACCTCCGGGTGTGGCACCGGCATCACCTTTTTGCTTCCCGAAGCTGCCTGCGCGAGGGGGATTGCCGACGGGGTGCAGGTTCCGGTTACGGCAATCTTCGAGTTGATGAAGCAAGTAGCGCTGAGTTCCGCCAAGTACAAAAGCCATGGCGGTGTCCACTCCGCGGCTGTCGGCGATACCGCGGGGCGGTTGCTCCTGCACGCCGAGGACCTCGGCAGGCACAACACCATCGATCGCCTGGCGGGGGAGGCTTTGTTGAAGGGAATTCCCCTCTCTGGCACCATCCTGGCCACCTCCGGTCGTGTCTCGGCGGAGATGGCGACCAAGGCGGCGCTCTTGGGCATCGCCGTCATTGTTTCCCGCACCTCTCCCACCGACATGGCTATCCGCATTTGCGAAGATGCCGGCATCGCCCTGGTGGGCTACCTGCGCGGCACCAGGTTCACCGCCTACACTCATCCGGAATATATTTTATTTCCTTAA